The proteins below come from a single Sorghum bicolor cultivar BTx623 chromosome 4, Sorghum_bicolor_NCBIv3, whole genome shotgun sequence genomic window:
- the LOC8059056 gene encoding uncharacterized protein At5g41620 isoform X2, giving the protein MSVRPGCRHIGMEPSAPAAPPPRGGAERAEAVAAEPAPGPGARVEAQQQTGPEGSRRASRAGREREVPLRLRLGRARRRAGPATPTPSWKMEDEEGVRDREEGPSALAAASAAAARRSSASASARQLGASLWEIHDVAREVRRSRRRGGRGVATGWEHGGGGGGELDQSSGGIGRHLADSSMKHHKLNQERSHRIQPFSPASYTSSVGDSNVNQTRSPTRSLGIMGRSMGEGYSLKTSTELLKVLNRIWSLEEQHTANLSVVNGLKLELQQAQTHVQELMQERRRYRHEVSSLMRQLSENKLARKNKDHVKVDAAVHSLQGELEDEKRLRRHSEDLHRKLGMELSEIKSAFLKSVKDLEKEKKGNRLLEDLCDQFAMGIRNYEEELRVVKQRNVKSYELNFDNSVLHISEVWLDERMQMQNTDVNGELAHKTTITERLSSEIQAFLLSRKAGSSMNNEKHMNDSTRLRRQSLESVHLNGATSAPQLAEDDDDSIASDLNCFELNMHGHMGSCRSGTGAMDVHKRRSEHPHGIAAEGSRMSSVPVYSQKGIARPSSSKLQHASKVPEINSQSNARITSAEEQNGSTNTQIIRGSNNGSMKNNPNAHHVDFLGQESFDHFSRTSLFCEGTTSGDLGNVGSPTRQLKYQSTSLDPEITERPPEQPVGVMENTLKAKLLQARLEGRHARLKAAGGSSTSRRK; this is encoded by the exons ATGTCTGTCCGCCCCGGGTGCAGGCACATAGGCATGGAACCGTCCGCCCCCGCAGCGCCACCGCCACGAGGAGGGGCCGAGCGCGCGGAGGCTGTCGCTGCGGAGCCGGCTCCCGGTCCCGGGGCCAGAGTCGAGGCGCAACAGCAGACGGGGCCCGAAGGTTCCCGAAGGGCGAGCCGAGCGGGGCGGGAGCGAGAGGTGCCGCTGCGGCTGCGCCTCGGGAGGGCCCGTCGGCGGGCGGGGCCTGCCACGCCGACGCCGTCGTGGAagatggaggacgaggagggagTCCGGGACCGGGAGGAGGGGCCGTCCGCGCTCGCGGCCGCTTCCgccgcggcggcgaggaggagctCGGCGTCGGCTTCGGCGCGCCAGCTCGGCGCCAGCCTCTGGGAAATCCACGACGTCGCGCGGGAGGTCCGCCGGAGCAGGCGGCGCGGCGGGAGGGGCGTCGCCACCGGTTGggagcacggcggcggcggcggcggagaacTGGATCAG AGTTCAGGTGGCATCGGTAGGCATCTTGCAGACTCGTCAATGAAACATCATAAGTTGAATCAAGAAAGAAGCCATAGAATACAACCTTTTTCTCCTGCAAGTTATACAAGCTCAGTTGGG GATTCCAATGTGAATCAAACTAGAAGTCCAACTCGTTCTTTGGGTATCATGGGTAGATCTATGGGGGAAGGCTATAGCCTTAAAACATCAACAGAACTATTGAAGGTTCTAAATCGAATTTGGAGCCTTGAAGAACAGCACACTGCTAACTTGTCAGTGGTTAATGGATTGAAACTGGAGTTACAGCAGGCTCAGACACATGTTCAAGAACTCATGCAAGAGAGACGGAGGTACAGACATGAAGTTTCGTCACTAATGAGGCAACTCTCCGAGAACAAACTTGCTAGAAAAAACAAGGACCACGTGAAGGTTGATGCAGCTGTGCATTCCCTGCAAGGTGAGCTAGAGGATGAGAAACGTCTGAGGAGGCATTCTGAGGACCTCCACAGGAAGTTAGGCATGGAGTTGTCTGAAATAAAGTCAGCATTTCTCAAGTCAGTCAAGGACCttgagaaggagaagaaaggaaATCGCCTCTTAGAAGACCTTTGTGACCAGTTCGCAATGGGCATCAGGAACTATGAAGAGGAACTCAGAGTGGTAAAGCAAAGAAATGTCAAGAGTTATGAGCTCAACTTTGATAATTCAGTGCTCCATATTTCAGAAGTATGGCTTGATGAGCGAATGCAAATGCAAAATACTGATGTCAATGGGGAATTGGCTCATAAAACCACAATAACGGAAAGGCTCAGCAGTGAAATACAGGCCTTTCTTCTTTCTAGAAAAGCAGGTagctctatgaataatgaaaaaCATATGAATGATAGTACTAGATTGCGACGTCAATCCCTTGAGTCTGTCCATTTGAATGGAGCCACCAGTGCTCCTCAGTTAGCTGAAGATGACGACGACTCTATTGCTAGTGATTTGAATTGCTTTGAACTGAACATGCATGGCCATATGGGATCTTGCAGAAGCGGCACAGGTGCCATGGATGTGCATAAGAGAAGATCAGAGCATCCTCATGGTATAGCTGCTGAAGGTTCACGCATGTCCAGTGTGCCAGTTTATTCACAGAAAGGCATCGCAAGGCCCAGTAGCAGCAAACTGCAGCATGCCAGTAAAGTACCAGAAATCAACTCACAAAGCAATGCCAGAATTACTTCAGCAGAAGAGCAGAATGGAAGCACAAACACCCAAATTATTCGAGGATCCAACAATGGGTCAATGAAGAACAACCCAAATGCGCATCATGTTGATTTCCTGGGGCAGGAATCCTTTGATCATTTTTCGCGAACAAGTCTATTTTGTGAAGGCACTACTTCAGGGGATTTGGGTAATGTTGGCAGCCCAACACGACAACTGAAATACCAATCCACATCTTTGGACCCTGAGATAACGGAACGCCCACCTGAACAGCCGGTAGGTGTGATGGAGAACACCCTGAAGGCAAAATTACTTCAAGCAAGGCTAGAGGGGCGACATGCCCGATTAAAGGCAGCAGGTGGCTCCTCAACCAGCAGGAGAAAGTGA
- the LOC8059056 gene encoding uncharacterized protein At5g41620 isoform X1 produces the protein MSVRPGCRHIGMEPSAPAAPPPRGGAERAEAVAAEPAPGPGARVEAQQQTGPEGSRRASRAGREREVPLRLRLGRARRRAGPATPTPSWKMEDEEGVRDREEGPSALAAASAAAARRSSASASARQLGASLWEIHDVAREVRRSRRRGGRGVATGWEHGGGGGGELDQPQSSGGIGRHLADSSMKHHKLNQERSHRIQPFSPASYTSSVGDSNVNQTRSPTRSLGIMGRSMGEGYSLKTSTELLKVLNRIWSLEEQHTANLSVVNGLKLELQQAQTHVQELMQERRRYRHEVSSLMRQLSENKLARKNKDHVKVDAAVHSLQGELEDEKRLRRHSEDLHRKLGMELSEIKSAFLKSVKDLEKEKKGNRLLEDLCDQFAMGIRNYEEELRVVKQRNVKSYELNFDNSVLHISEVWLDERMQMQNTDVNGELAHKTTITERLSSEIQAFLLSRKAGSSMNNEKHMNDSTRLRRQSLESVHLNGATSAPQLAEDDDDSIASDLNCFELNMHGHMGSCRSGTGAMDVHKRRSEHPHGIAAEGSRMSSVPVYSQKGIARPSSSKLQHASKVPEINSQSNARITSAEEQNGSTNTQIIRGSNNGSMKNNPNAHHVDFLGQESFDHFSRTSLFCEGTTSGDLGNVGSPTRQLKYQSTSLDPEITERPPEQPVGVMENTLKAKLLQARLEGRHARLKAAGGSSTSRRK, from the exons ATGTCTGTCCGCCCCGGGTGCAGGCACATAGGCATGGAACCGTCCGCCCCCGCAGCGCCACCGCCACGAGGAGGGGCCGAGCGCGCGGAGGCTGTCGCTGCGGAGCCGGCTCCCGGTCCCGGGGCCAGAGTCGAGGCGCAACAGCAGACGGGGCCCGAAGGTTCCCGAAGGGCGAGCCGAGCGGGGCGGGAGCGAGAGGTGCCGCTGCGGCTGCGCCTCGGGAGGGCCCGTCGGCGGGCGGGGCCTGCCACGCCGACGCCGTCGTGGAagatggaggacgaggagggagTCCGGGACCGGGAGGAGGGGCCGTCCGCGCTCGCGGCCGCTTCCgccgcggcggcgaggaggagctCGGCGTCGGCTTCGGCGCGCCAGCTCGGCGCCAGCCTCTGGGAAATCCACGACGTCGCGCGGGAGGTCCGCCGGAGCAGGCGGCGCGGCGGGAGGGGCGTCGCCACCGGTTGggagcacggcggcggcggcggcggagaacTGGATCAG CCACAGAGTTCAGGTGGCATCGGTAGGCATCTTGCAGACTCGTCAATGAAACATCATAAGTTGAATCAAGAAAGAAGCCATAGAATACAACCTTTTTCTCCTGCAAGTTATACAAGCTCAGTTGGG GATTCCAATGTGAATCAAACTAGAAGTCCAACTCGTTCTTTGGGTATCATGGGTAGATCTATGGGGGAAGGCTATAGCCTTAAAACATCAACAGAACTATTGAAGGTTCTAAATCGAATTTGGAGCCTTGAAGAACAGCACACTGCTAACTTGTCAGTGGTTAATGGATTGAAACTGGAGTTACAGCAGGCTCAGACACATGTTCAAGAACTCATGCAAGAGAGACGGAGGTACAGACATGAAGTTTCGTCACTAATGAGGCAACTCTCCGAGAACAAACTTGCTAGAAAAAACAAGGACCACGTGAAGGTTGATGCAGCTGTGCATTCCCTGCAAGGTGAGCTAGAGGATGAGAAACGTCTGAGGAGGCATTCTGAGGACCTCCACAGGAAGTTAGGCATGGAGTTGTCTGAAATAAAGTCAGCATTTCTCAAGTCAGTCAAGGACCttgagaaggagaagaaaggaaATCGCCTCTTAGAAGACCTTTGTGACCAGTTCGCAATGGGCATCAGGAACTATGAAGAGGAACTCAGAGTGGTAAAGCAAAGAAATGTCAAGAGTTATGAGCTCAACTTTGATAATTCAGTGCTCCATATTTCAGAAGTATGGCTTGATGAGCGAATGCAAATGCAAAATACTGATGTCAATGGGGAATTGGCTCATAAAACCACAATAACGGAAAGGCTCAGCAGTGAAATACAGGCCTTTCTTCTTTCTAGAAAAGCAGGTagctctatgaataatgaaaaaCATATGAATGATAGTACTAGATTGCGACGTCAATCCCTTGAGTCTGTCCATTTGAATGGAGCCACCAGTGCTCCTCAGTTAGCTGAAGATGACGACGACTCTATTGCTAGTGATTTGAATTGCTTTGAACTGAACATGCATGGCCATATGGGATCTTGCAGAAGCGGCACAGGTGCCATGGATGTGCATAAGAGAAGATCAGAGCATCCTCATGGTATAGCTGCTGAAGGTTCACGCATGTCCAGTGTGCCAGTTTATTCACAGAAAGGCATCGCAAGGCCCAGTAGCAGCAAACTGCAGCATGCCAGTAAAGTACCAGAAATCAACTCACAAAGCAATGCCAGAATTACTTCAGCAGAAGAGCAGAATGGAAGCACAAACACCCAAATTATTCGAGGATCCAACAATGGGTCAATGAAGAACAACCCAAATGCGCATCATGTTGATTTCCTGGGGCAGGAATCCTTTGATCATTTTTCGCGAACAAGTCTATTTTGTGAAGGCACTACTTCAGGGGATTTGGGTAATGTTGGCAGCCCAACACGACAACTGAAATACCAATCCACATCTTTGGACCCTGAGATAACGGAACGCCCACCTGAACAGCCGGTAGGTGTGATGGAGAACACCCTGAAGGCAAAATTACTTCAAGCAAGGCTAGAGGGGCGACATGCCCGATTAAAGGCAGCAGGTGGCTCCTCAACCAGCAGGAGAAAGTGA